A genomic window from Thermodesulfitimonas autotrophica includes:
- the ilvB gene encoding biosynthetic-type acetolactate synthase large subunit, producing the protein MRLTGGEILVESLKKEGVDTIFGYPGGAVLPIYDALYDADIQHILTRHEQAAAHAADGYARATGRPGVCIATSGPGATNLVTGIATAFMDSSPLVAFTGQVPTPLIGRDSFQEADITGITLPITKHNYLVKDVRELARTVKEAFYIATTGRPGPVLVDIPRDVSGAQCEYVEPGPVELPGYRPVVDPDPEQVLAAARLIATAERPVIYAGGGVVSSGASEELRRLAELIMAPVTTTLMGIGGFPGNHPLSLGMLGMHGTRYANYAVCECDLLIAIGARFDDRVTGKVETFAPEAKIIHIDVDPAEMGKNVRVDVAVIGDVRRVLQALLKVLEVASHPAWLEKIDRWRKEYPLSYEEDGLKPQFIIRELYHLTQGEARITTEVGQNQMWAAQFYTFTRPRSFISSGGLGTMGFGFPAAIGVQVACPEEVVFDIAGDGSIQMNIQELATAVSYDLPVNVAIMNNGFLGMVRQWQELFFRRRYSYTELYNPDFVRVAEAYGAEGIRVTKPAEVRPALEQAIASPKPVFIDFIIDREENVMPMVPPGESLRKMLG; encoded by the coding sequence TTGAGGCTAACCGGCGGAGAGATTTTGGTTGAGTCGCTGAAAAAAGAGGGCGTAGATACGATCTTCGGTTACCCTGGGGGGGCGGTGCTGCCGATTTACGACGCCCTTTACGACGCAGATATCCAACACATCCTGACCCGTCACGAGCAGGCGGCGGCACACGCTGCCGATGGTTACGCCAGGGCCACCGGCCGTCCCGGAGTTTGCATCGCCACCTCGGGACCGGGAGCAACAAACCTGGTGACCGGGATCGCCACGGCGTTTATGGATTCGAGCCCGTTAGTGGCTTTCACCGGACAGGTGCCTACGCCGCTTATCGGGCGCGACTCCTTTCAGGAGGCGGACATTACCGGAATAACCCTACCGATTACCAAGCATAACTACCTGGTGAAAGATGTCCGGGAGCTTGCCCGCACAGTCAAGGAGGCCTTTTATATCGCCACTACCGGTCGTCCGGGACCGGTACTCGTCGATATCCCGCGCGACGTCTCCGGCGCCCAGTGCGAGTACGTCGAACCGGGTCCGGTAGAGCTGCCAGGCTACCGGCCGGTGGTCGACCCGGATCCAGAGCAGGTGCTCGCGGCAGCGCGCCTCATCGCGACCGCCGAGCGCCCCGTGATCTACGCGGGCGGTGGGGTGGTGAGTTCCGGGGCGAGCGAAGAGCTGCGCCGGTTAGCGGAACTGATAATGGCGCCGGTAACGACGACGCTGATGGGTATCGGTGGTTTTCCTGGCAACCACCCGCTTTCGCTCGGAATGCTTGGGATGCACGGCACGCGCTACGCGAACTACGCCGTTTGCGAATGCGACCTGCTCATCGCTATCGGTGCGCGCTTTGACGACCGGGTTACGGGAAAGGTGGAGACCTTTGCGCCGGAAGCGAAGATTATCCACATCGACGTTGACCCGGCGGAGATGGGAAAAAATGTCCGGGTGGACGTGGCGGTGATCGGCGACGTGCGGCGGGTGCTCCAGGCGCTCCTGAAGGTGCTTGAAGTCGCTTCCCATCCGGCCTGGCTCGAAAAGATCGACCGGTGGCGGAAGGAATACCCGCTCTCCTACGAGGAGGACGGCTTAAAACCCCAGTTTATCATCCGGGAACTCTATCACCTAACCCAAGGTGAGGCCCGCATTACCACCGAGGTGGGGCAGAACCAGATGTGGGCGGCCCAGTTTTATACCTTTACCAGGCCCCGTTCCTTTATCTCCTCGGGCGGCCTTGGGACGATGGGCTTTGGTTTCCCGGCGGCTATCGGGGTGCAGGTGGCCTGTCCGGAAGAGGTTGTTTTCGATATCGCCGGGGACGGCTCGATCCAGATGAACATTCAGGAGCTGGCGACGGCGGTGAGTTACGACCTGCCGGTTAACGTGGCGATTATGAATAACGGTTTCCTCGGGATGGTGCGCCAGTGGCAGGAGCTCTTTTTCCGGCGGCGCTACTCCTACACCGAGCTTTACAACCCCGACTTTGTACGGGTGGCGGAGGCATACGGCGCCGAGGGCATCCGGGTCACCAAGCCCGCGGAAGTGAGACCGGCACTCGAGCAGGCCATCGCTTCGCCGAAGCCGGTCTTCATTGACTTCATCATCGACCGCGAGGAAAACGTGATGCCGATGGTGCCGCCCGGCGAGTCGCTCAGGAAGATGCTCGGTTAA
- the ilvN gene encoding acetolactate synthase small subunit produces MRHTLAVLVENNPGVLARVAGLFGRRGFNIESLAVGETENPAISRMTIVVAGDDRVLEQVTKQLRKLVEVIKVQDVTRMEYVDRELALIKVNAEPSKRAEIIQIVEIFRAHIVDIGRKTLVVEVTGDEGKINALVNALKPFGIREMVRTGKVAMLRGTKDIITNGREAEA; encoded by the coding sequence ATGCGCCACACCCTTGCGGTGCTCGTGGAAAATAATCCCGGCGTGCTGGCCCGGGTAGCCGGCCTTTTCGGCAGGCGGGGTTTTAACATCGAGAGCCTGGCGGTTGGCGAGACGGAGAACCCGGCAATCTCCCGGATGACCATTGTGGTGGCGGGGGATGACCGGGTGCTCGAGCAGGTCACGAAGCAGTTGCGCAAATTGGTCGAGGTCATCAAGGTCCAGGACGTGACCAGGATGGAGTACGTGGACCGGGAATTAGCGCTCATCAAGGTGAACGCCGAGCCATCGAAAAGGGCGGAGATTATTCAGATCGTGGAAATTTTCCGGGCGCACATCGTGGATATCGGTCGCAAGACCCTGGTAGTGGAAGTTACGGGGGACGAGGGGAAGATTAACGCCTTGGTCAACGCCCTCAAGCCCTTCGGAATCCGCGAGATGGTGCGGACGGGGAAAGTAGCCATGCTTCGGGGAACAAAGGATATCATTACTAACGGCAGGGAGGCGGAAGCGTGA
- the ilvC gene encoding ketol-acid reductoisomerase yields the protein MIRIYYDQDADLSILQERTVAVIGYGSQGRAQARNLKDSGVKVIVGLRPGSSSAELAREDGLATAPIGEAAREADIIQMLIPDEQQAEVYAGEIAPHLKAGKALMFSHGFNIHFGQIVPPQEVDVFMVAPKSPGPMLRRLYTEGAGVPGLIAVYQDYSGRARDLALAYAKAIGLTRAGVFETTFREETETDLFGEQCVLCGGVAELIKAGFETLVEAGYAPEIAYFECLHELKLIVDLIYEGGLTEMRCRVSNTAEYGDYRTGPRIIDQRVREEMKRVLAEIQSGQFAREWILENKANQPVLKAMRRREREHQIERVGKELRKMMSWLKK from the coding sequence GTGATCCGGATTTACTATGATCAGGATGCGGACCTGAGTATCTTGCAGGAGCGAACGGTAGCGGTTATCGGTTACGGGAGCCAGGGGAGGGCCCAGGCGCGAAACCTCAAGGACAGCGGGGTAAAGGTCATCGTGGGGCTGCGGCCGGGGAGTTCCTCGGCAGAGCTGGCGCGGGAGGATGGGCTGGCGACGGCGCCTATTGGCGAAGCGGCCAGAGAAGCCGACATCATCCAGATGCTCATACCCGACGAGCAGCAGGCCGAGGTCTACGCAGGGGAAATAGCGCCTCATCTTAAGGCGGGCAAGGCCCTGATGTTTTCCCACGGCTTCAACATCCATTTCGGCCAGATCGTGCCGCCGCAAGAGGTGGACGTCTTTATGGTGGCGCCGAAAAGCCCGGGCCCGATGCTGCGTCGCCTTTATACCGAAGGAGCCGGCGTTCCGGGACTTATCGCCGTCTACCAGGATTATTCCGGCCGGGCGCGGGACCTTGCGCTAGCCTACGCGAAGGCCATTGGGTTAACAAGGGCGGGAGTTTTCGAAACTACCTTTCGCGAAGAGACGGAGACCGACCTTTTCGGCGAGCAGTGCGTTCTCTGCGGCGGGGTGGCGGAGCTCATCAAGGCGGGCTTCGAAACCCTTGTGGAGGCTGGTTACGCGCCGGAGATTGCCTATTTTGAATGCCTTCACGAGCTGAAGCTTATTGTGGACCTCATTTACGAAGGGGGTCTCACGGAAATGCGTTGCCGGGTCAGCAATACCGCGGAGTACGGCGATTACCGGACCGGGCCGCGGATCATTGACCAGCGGGTACGGGAAGAGATGAAGCGGGTGCTGGCCGAGATCCAGAGTGGCCAGTTTGCCCGCGAGTGGATCCTGGAAAATAAGGCCAACCAGCCGGTGCTCAAGGCGATGCGCCGGCGCGAGCGTGAACACCAGATCGAGCGCGTAGGTAAAGAACTCCGGAAGATGATGTCCTGGCTGAAGAAATAG
- the ilvB gene encoding biosynthetic-type acetolactate synthase large subunit — MITVGEAVIRCLEKEGVDLVFGYPGGAILPVYDALYSAKGIKHVLVRQEQGAVHAANGYARATGRVGVCFATSGPGATNLVTGIATAYMDSVPVVLFTGQVPTSQVGTDAFQEVDIFGVTMPITKHNFLVKDPAAVPGVIKKAFHLARTGRPGPVLVDLPRDVTGARIRFDYPDKVELKGYRPTYKGHPTQIAQAARLISEATRPVLLIGGGVISAEAAAQVRRLAETIQAPVAATLMGLGGFPGDHPLFLGMAGLHGTRCANLAITNADLLIALGTRFADRVTGAVEKFAPNARVIHIDIDPAEIGKNVRPHLPIVGDVKQVLEALLLLLSPRKNEEWLATVAGYRRDYPLSYDRTGGFKPQYVIERLSALTAGESIVVTDVGQHQMWVAQYYTFKHPRTLITSGGLGCMGYGLPAAIGAKLGRPEKQVILVCGDGGFQMTMSELGTLAEQGAGVKIFIINNRRLGMVRQLQEFYCNRRYSAVDFAFCPDFAALAGVYGIPAHTVETAAAFDAVVGEVLGREGPVLVNCLVDPEENVLPMVLSGHGLDEAVDS, encoded by the coding sequence GTGATCACGGTCGGCGAAGCGGTCATCCGGTGCCTGGAAAAAGAAGGGGTGGACCTTGTTTTCGGATATCCGGGTGGCGCCATCCTCCCCGTTTACGACGCGCTCTACAGCGCCAAAGGGATCAAGCACGTCCTGGTCCGGCAGGAACAGGGCGCGGTCCACGCGGCGAACGGTTATGCCCGCGCCACGGGGCGCGTGGGGGTATGTTTTGCGACTTCTGGTCCCGGGGCCACAAACCTGGTTACGGGGATTGCCACCGCCTACATGGATTCGGTCCCCGTGGTCCTTTTTACAGGACAGGTGCCGACGAGTCAGGTCGGCACCGACGCCTTCCAGGAAGTTGATATTTTCGGGGTTACTATGCCCATCACTAAGCATAACTTTTTAGTTAAAGATCCGGCTGCCGTTCCCGGCGTTATTAAGAAGGCTTTTCACCTCGCCCGCACGGGAAGGCCGGGACCGGTGCTGGTTGACCTCCCCCGGGATGTCACGGGCGCCAGGATCAGGTTTGATTACCCGGACAAGGTGGAGTTGAAGGGCTACCGGCCAACCTACAAGGGACACCCGACGCAGATCGCTCAGGCGGCGCGGCTGATTTCCGAGGCCACCCGGCCGGTGCTTCTCATCGGCGGTGGCGTGATTAGCGCGGAAGCAGCGGCGCAGGTGCGCCGGCTTGCCGAAACAATTCAGGCGCCCGTTGCCGCAACACTGATGGGCCTTGGCGGTTTTCCGGGCGACCACCCGCTCTTTTTAGGGATGGCGGGGCTACACGGGACGCGCTGTGCGAACTTAGCGATCACCAACGCCGATTTGCTCATTGCGCTTGGCACCAGGTTTGCGGACCGGGTTACCGGCGCGGTGGAAAAGTTCGCGCCCAACGCCCGCGTGATCCATATCGACATCGACCCGGCGGAGATAGGGAAGAATGTTCGGCCGCACCTGCCGATAGTCGGCGACGTGAAACAGGTTCTCGAGGCCCTGCTGCTGCTTTTATCACCCCGGAAGAACGAGGAGTGGCTGGCTACGGTGGCCGGTTACCGGCGGGATTACCCGCTGAGCTACGACCGCACCGGCGGTTTTAAACCCCAGTACGTGATTGAAAGGCTGAGCGCGCTGACGGCGGGTGAGAGCATTGTCGTTACCGATGTGGGCCAGCACCAGATGTGGGTGGCGCAGTACTATACTTTCAAGCACCCGCGGACGCTCATTACCTCAGGCGGACTCGGCTGTATGGGTTACGGGCTGCCGGCGGCGATCGGTGCCAAACTCGGCCGTCCCGAGAAGCAGGTAATCTTGGTCTGCGGCGACGGCGGCTTTCAGATGACGATGAGTGAACTCGGCACCCTGGCGGAGCAGGGAGCCGGCGTCAAGATTTTCATTATCAACAACCGGCGGCTCGGCATGGTCCGGCAGCTTCAAGAGTTCTACTGCAACCGGCGGTATTCCGCGGTGGACTTTGCTTTCTGCCCCGATTTTGCCGCTCTTGCCGGTGTCTACGGCATTCCCGCCCATACCGTAGAGACGGCGGCGGCCTTCGATGCCGTCGTGGGGGAGGTTTTAGGGCGGGAGGGGCCGGTTCTGGTCAACTGCCTGGTTGACCCGGAGGAGAACGTGCTGCCGATGGTTCTATCGGGTCACGGCCTGGATGAAGCGGTCGACTCTTAG
- a CDS encoding 2-isopropylmalate synthase: MERVYIFDTTLRDGEQSPGVSLNVKEKLQIARQLVKLGVDVIEAGFPVASPGDFAAVAEIAKNVRGARICALARANFGDIDRAWEALREAEAPRIHTFIATSDIHLRHKLRMSREQVLEAAREAVRRARRYTDDVEFSAEDASRSDTDFLCQVLAVAIEAGATVLNIPDTVGYAVPEEFGELIRTIREKTPGIEKVTISVHCHNDLGLAVANTLAAIKNGARQAEVTINGIGERAGNAALEELVMGLYARRPLYGMITGIRTEEIYRTSKLVAALTGMTVQPNKAIVGKNAFAHESGIHQDGVLKERTTYEIIDPTVIGIPKSTLVLGKHSGRHAFKTRLAELGYSLSEEELNTAFARFKELCDRKKTITDDDLLALVEEEMGRVAPTYELHYLHISSGTTIVPTATVGLKVGESLVEEAACGNGPVDAIYKAIDKITGIKCTLESYGIDAVTGGKDAVGSVTVRVKNEKGKTFLGRGLSTDVLEASARAYIDALNKMAVDVNGPRIEP, from the coding sequence ATGGAGAGAGTTTACATCTTCGATACCACGCTCCGGGACGGCGAGCAGTCTCCGGGCGTGAGCCTCAACGTGAAGGAAAAATTGCAGATCGCCAGGCAGCTCGTCAAGTTAGGGGTGGACGTGATCGAGGCCGGTTTCCCGGTGGCCTCTCCGGGCGACTTCGCGGCGGTGGCGGAGATTGCCAAGAACGTGAGGGGCGCGCGCATCTGCGCGCTGGCGCGGGCTAACTTCGGGGATATCGACCGGGCCTGGGAGGCCTTGCGGGAGGCGGAAGCGCCCCGCATCCACACCTTCATCGCCACTTCCGACATCCACCTCCGGCACAAGCTCCGGATGAGCAGGGAACAGGTGCTGGAGGCGGCGCGGGAAGCGGTACGGCGGGCCAGACGGTACACCGACGACGTAGAGTTTTCGGCGGAGGACGCGTCCCGCTCCGACACTGACTTCCTTTGCCAGGTTCTGGCGGTGGCCATCGAGGCGGGAGCTACCGTGCTGAACATTCCGGATACGGTCGGTTACGCGGTGCCGGAGGAGTTCGGGGAGCTCATCAGGACGATCCGGGAAAAAACGCCGGGGATTGAGAAGGTAACGATAAGCGTCCACTGCCATAACGATCTCGGCCTGGCGGTAGCCAACACCCTGGCGGCGATTAAAAACGGCGCCCGGCAGGCGGAGGTAACGATAAACGGGATCGGCGAGCGAGCCGGGAACGCCGCCCTCGAAGAGTTGGTGATGGGGCTCTACGCCCGGCGGCCGCTCTACGGGATGATTACCGGCATCAGAACCGAAGAAATCTACCGGACTTCGAAGCTCGTTGCCGCTCTGACCGGCATGACGGTGCAGCCCAACAAAGCAATCGTGGGCAAAAACGCCTTTGCCCACGAATCAGGTATCCACCAGGACGGGGTTTTGAAGGAGCGGACGACTTACGAGATCATCGACCCTACGGTCATTGGCATCCCGAAGTCGACGCTGGTTCTCGGGAAGCATTCGGGCCGCCACGCCTTCAAAACGCGCCTGGCCGAGCTTGGCTACAGCCTATCCGAAGAGGAGCTCAATACGGCCTTTGCGCGCTTCAAGGAGCTTTGCGACCGGAAGAAAACGATTACCGATGACGATCTGTTAGCTCTTGTGGAGGAAGAAATGGGGCGCGTCGCCCCGACCTACGAGCTTCATTACCTGCACATCTCGAGCGGCACTACGATAGTGCCGACGGCGACGGTCGGACTGAAAGTGGGCGAGAGTCTGGTGGAGGAGGCGGCCTGTGGTAACGGGCCGGTGGATGCGATTTACAAGGCGATCGATAAGATTACCGGCATTAAGTGCACCCTCGAATCGTACGGGATCGATGCCGTTACCGGGGGCAAGGACGCGGTAGGCAGCGTCACCGTGAGGGTGAAAAATGAAAAAGGGAAAACCTTCCTGGGGCGGGGCTTAAGTACCGACGTCCTTGAGGCGAGTGCCCGGGCGTACATCGATGCCCTGAACAAGATGGCGGTGGACGTAAACGGCCCCCGGATAGAGCCATAA
- the leuC gene encoding 3-isopropylmalate dehydratase large subunit, with translation MQRVAQTITEKILSAHAGKEFVEPGELISAKVDVLLANDITAPLAIKEFEKIGVPVFDPAAVVLVPDHFTPNKDIKSAEQAKVVRDFAREHALPHYFEVGRMGIEHCLLPEQGLVGPGDVIIGADSHTCTYGALGAFATGVGSTDLAAAMALGETWFKVPESLKFVYNGELGPWVGGKDLILHTIGDIGVEGALYCAMEFTGPVIENLSMDGRFTMCNMAVEAGAKNGIIAPDAKTEAYVAARARRPYRVYTSDPDAKYKEIYEYDVTGLEPLVAFPHSPDNVRPVSEATHITIDQVVIGSCTNGRLDDLRLAAQVLSGKEVHENVRLIVIPGTQEIYRQALREGLIETFIAAGAAVSTPTCGPCLGGHMGILAKGERAVATTNRNFVGRMGHPESEVYLANPAVAAASAIAGRIASPEEVR, from the coding sequence GTGCAGCGTGTTGCCCAGACCATTACCGAAAAGATCCTGTCAGCGCATGCGGGCAAGGAATTTGTTGAGCCTGGGGAGCTTATCAGTGCCAAGGTCGACGTGCTGTTGGCGAACGATATTACGGCCCCCTTGGCGATAAAAGAATTCGAAAAGATTGGGGTACCGGTTTTCGATCCGGCGGCAGTGGTCCTGGTTCCCGACCACTTTACCCCGAACAAAGATATCAAATCGGCGGAGCAGGCCAAAGTGGTCCGCGACTTTGCCCGGGAGCACGCGCTGCCCCACTATTTCGAGGTAGGGCGGATGGGGATCGAGCACTGTCTCTTGCCGGAACAGGGGTTGGTGGGGCCCGGGGACGTGATCATCGGTGCCGATTCCCACACCTGCACCTACGGGGCGCTCGGGGCCTTCGCTACCGGGGTCGGCTCTACGGACCTGGCGGCGGCAATGGCCTTGGGAGAGACCTGGTTCAAGGTGCCGGAATCCCTTAAGTTTGTTTACAACGGTGAGCTGGGGCCGTGGGTCGGGGGCAAAGACCTGATCCTCCACACGATCGGTGACATTGGGGTGGAAGGGGCGCTTTACTGCGCGATGGAGTTCACCGGCCCGGTGATCGAAAATCTGTCAATGGACGGTCGGTTTACAATGTGCAACATGGCGGTCGAGGCGGGCGCCAAGAACGGCATCATTGCTCCCGACGCGAAGACCGAAGCCTACGTAGCGGCGCGGGCGCGCCGTCCTTACCGGGTCTATACGAGTGATCCGGACGCCAAGTACAAGGAGATTTACGAGTACGACGTCACGGGGTTGGAGCCTCTGGTAGCCTTCCCGCACTCGCCCGATAACGTCCGGCCGGTAAGCGAGGCTACCCACATCACCATCGACCAGGTGGTGATCGGCTCCTGCACCAACGGCCGGCTCGACGACTTGCGGCTGGCGGCCCAGGTACTAAGCGGCAAGGAGGTTCACGAGAACGTCCGGCTGATCGTTATTCCCGGAACGCAGGAAATTTACCGCCAGGCGCTCCGGGAGGGGCTTATTGAAACCTTCATCGCCGCCGGGGCGGCGGTTTCCACTCCCACCTGCGGGCCGTGTCTGGGAGGGCACATGGGCATTTTGGCAAAGGGGGAGCGGGCAGTGGCGACGACCAACCGCAACTTTGTCGGGCGGATGGGGCACCCGGAAAGCGAAGTGTACCTGGCGAATCCGGCAGTGGCGGCGGCAAGTGCGATTGCGGGGCGGATCGCGAGCCCGGAAGAGGTGAGATAG
- a CDS encoding 3-isopropylmalate dehydratase small subunit → MVHRFGDNVDTDLIIPARYLNTSDPAELARHCMEDADPAFAGRVRPGDIIVAGANFGCGSSREHAPVAIKAAGVACVVAKSFARIFYRNAFNIGLPILECPEADEIPAGSRLQVDLATGRIRVVETGKEYQARPVPAFMQEIIAAGGLIPYVRHRLRDGR, encoded by the coding sequence ATGGTTCACCGGTTTGGCGACAATGTCGATACCGACCTGATTATTCCGGCGCGCTACCTTAACACGAGCGACCCGGCGGAACTGGCGCGTCACTGCATGGAGGACGCTGATCCTGCTTTTGCCGGACGCGTCCGGCCCGGGGACATCATCGTTGCCGGAGCTAACTTTGGCTGCGGCTCTTCCCGGGAGCATGCCCCGGTGGCGATCAAGGCGGCAGGCGTCGCCTGCGTGGTGGCGAAGAGCTTCGCCCGGATCTTCTACCGGAACGCCTTCAACATCGGGCTGCCCATTCTCGAGTGCCCGGAGGCAGACGAGATTCCGGCGGGAAGCCGTCTCCAGGTGGATCTCGCGACGGGCCGGATTAGGGTGGTGGAAACCGGGAAGGAGTACCAGGCGCGACCGGTACCGGCGTTCATGCAGGAGATAATCGCTGCGGGGGGGCTGATCCCCTATGTCAGGCACCGGCTGCGCGACGGCAGGTAA
- the cimA gene encoding citramalate synthase — MRAVTVYDTTLRDGAQTEGISFSAEDKLKITLKLDRMGFHYVEGGWPGSNPKDMEYFVRVRELGLQHATVTAFGSTRRKNTRPADDENLAAILKSGVKAATLFGKSWDFHVTRALGTSLEENLSMIRESVAYLRDQGLEVVYDAEHFFDGYKANPAYALATLEAAVAGGAAVLVLCDTNGGALPWELQAVVELVCKRFSVPVGIHAHNDGGMAVANTLMAVQAGATHVQGTINGYGERCGNADLCAVLPNLSLKCGVNTIPEEKLRHLVELSRYVSEIANMHPNPQQPYVGMSAFSHKGGVHVSALMKDPLTYEHINPEAVGNRRRVLVSELSGLSNLLYKIRELNLDLPNEGEVARQVLGQLKELEHQGFQFESAEGSFELLVRRAANGYEKPFILESLRILTELKENRAVHSEATIKLRVGEKIVHTAAEGNGPVNALDNALRKALEQFYPAIKGMRLIDYKVRVINEAAGTGAVVRVLIETSDGHRSWVTLGVSPNIIEASWQALADSFAYGLLKKNAAAGASAAGNPAPD; from the coding sequence ATGCGTGCGGTAACGGTTTACGATACCACGCTTCGCGACGGGGCGCAGACGGAGGGTATCTCCTTCTCGGCCGAAGATAAGCTGAAAATTACGCTCAAGCTCGACCGGATGGGGTTTCACTACGTCGAAGGCGGCTGGCCGGGCTCCAACCCGAAGGATATGGAGTATTTTGTGCGTGTTCGGGAGCTGGGGCTGCAGCACGCTACGGTAACGGCCTTCGGATCAACGCGGCGGAAAAACACCCGGCCGGCCGATGACGAAAACCTTGCCGCGATCCTGAAGTCGGGGGTAAAGGCGGCTACTCTTTTCGGGAAGAGCTGGGACTTCCACGTCACGCGGGCCCTCGGTACCTCCCTGGAGGAAAACCTATCGATGATCCGGGAGTCAGTAGCGTACCTCCGGGACCAGGGGCTGGAGGTTGTTTATGACGCGGAGCATTTCTTCGACGGCTACAAAGCGAACCCTGCTTATGCCCTGGCGACCCTTGAAGCGGCGGTTGCCGGCGGGGCGGCGGTACTCGTCCTTTGCGATACGAATGGCGGTGCTCTGCCCTGGGAGCTCCAGGCAGTGGTAGAGTTGGTCTGCAAACGCTTCAGTGTTCCCGTGGGTATCCATGCTCATAACGACGGCGGCATGGCGGTAGCGAACACCCTGATGGCGGTTCAGGCCGGCGCCACGCACGTTCAGGGGACGATCAACGGCTACGGCGAGCGCTGCGGGAATGCTGATCTCTGTGCGGTGCTGCCAAACCTTAGCTTGAAGTGTGGGGTGAACACCATTCCGGAGGAGAAACTCCGGCACCTGGTGGAGCTTTCCCGCTACGTGAGCGAAATCGCCAACATGCACCCTAATCCCCAGCAGCCGTACGTGGGAATGAGCGCCTTTTCCCATAAGGGCGGGGTGCACGTGAGCGCCCTGATGAAGGATCCGCTCACTTACGAACACATTAATCCGGAAGCGGTCGGCAACCGGCGGCGGGTACTCGTTTCGGAGCTTTCGGGGCTTTCCAACCTGCTTTACAAGATCCGCGAGCTCAACCTTGATCTGCCCAACGAAGGGGAGGTGGCCCGCCAGGTTCTGGGGCAGCTTAAGGAGCTTGAGCACCAGGGATTCCAGTTTGAAAGCGCCGAGGGCTCTTTCGAGCTCCTGGTGCGGCGGGCTGCGAATGGTTACGAGAAACCCTTCATTTTAGAGAGCCTCCGGATTCTGACGGAGCTCAAAGAGAACCGGGCTGTCCACTCGGAGGCCACCATCAAGCTCCGGGTAGGGGAAAAGATTGTCCATACCGCGGCCGAGGGCAACGGGCCGGTGAACGCCCTCGATAACGCGCTCCGTAAGGCCTTGGAACAGTTTTACCCGGCGATCAAGGGAATGCGCCTGATCGACTATAAGGTGCGCGTAATCAACGAGGCGGCCGGAACGGGTGCGGTGGTGCGGGTATTGATCGAGACGAGCGACGGCCACCGTTCCTGGGTTACCCTTGGCGTTTCTCCCAACATCATCGAGGCGAGCTGGCAGGCGCTGGCGGATAGCTTCGCTTACGGTTTACTCAAGAAAAACGCTGCTGCCGGAGCTTCTGCGGCAGGGAATCCGGCTCCAGACTAA